Proteins from a genomic interval of Arachis hypogaea cultivar Tifrunner chromosome 10, arahy.Tifrunner.gnm2.J5K5, whole genome shotgun sequence:
- the LOC112716272 gene encoding uncharacterized protein, producing the protein MNLTTMMMERKEEGMIIEENKKKSNENDKFTLKGSAAAAASSSTRQWSAFRNPRIVRVSRSFGGKDRHSKVCTIRGLRDRRIRLSVPTAIQLYDLQDKLGLSQPSKVIDWLLDATKLDIDKLPPLHFPQPCFQPPQTLFPHLLHDPSSFWKPRFWDFDSSASSSSSSRFLKGKDLMTTMPSDNNNNKAKWIFKPNNADHENQEFGGGYTTQRLFPMETTTNNNNPFQSLFFNNNSTPEASNLGSHGLLFPSSSCSSSSTSIYHHHHQVGDYYGSYPMQLNHLSSLQVGPSASSQLLFGPLSSATATPQIFTPYAPFVTTPSSLLEGSSHNNNGGADSIKQQQHQFINSHIHHFLNSSSSSTSSSSSSSSSTSLLLHHHHHSLFSSSSPVRPFFPTPFSSKLLDSSSSDRNGGHQPDHNNNKGTTTTTTSGRS; encoded by the coding sequence ATGAATCTAACGACGATGATGatggaaagaaaggaagaaggcaTGATAATAGaagagaacaagaagaagagcaaTGAAAATGACAAGTTTACCCTGAAGGGatcggcggcggcggcggcgtcgTCATCAACAAGGCAATGGTCGGCGTTTCGGAATCCAAGAATCGTGAGGGTATCAAGGTCATTTGGGGGAAAAGACAGGCACAGCAAGGTTTGCACCATAAGAGGGCTTCGTGACCGTCGGATCAGGCTCTCAGTCCCCACCGCCATTCAATTGTACGACTTGCAAGACAAGTTGGGACTCTCTCAACCAAGCAAAGTCATCGATTGGCTTCTTGATGCTACTAAACTTGATATCGATAAGCTTCCCCCTCTTCACTTCCCTCAACCCTGCTTCCAACCGCCGCAAACCCTATTCCCTCATCTTCTCCATGACCCTTCCTCTTTCTGGAAACCCAGGTTCTGGGATTTCGACTCTTccgcttcctcctcttcttcttccaggTTTCTCAAAGGGAAGGACTTAATGACCACCATGCCCtccgataataataataataaagccaAGTGGATCTTCAAACCAAACAATGCGGATCATGAGAATCAAGAATTCGGAGGCGGTTACACTACTCAGAGGCTTTTCCCAATGGAGACTACTACCAATAATAATAATCCCTTTCAGAGTTTGTTTTTCAACAACAACTCTACCCCTGAGGCTTCTAATTTGGGAAGCCATGGATTGTTGTTTCCTTCTagttcttgttcttcttcatctACAAGTAtttatcatcaccatcatcaagtgGGAGATTATTATGGTAGTTATCCAATGCAATTGAACCATTTATCTTCTTTGCAAGTAGGCCCATCTGCTTCCTCACAATTATTGTTTGGTCCTTTATCTTCTGCTACTGCTACACCGCAGATTTTCACACCTTATGCACCATTTGTAACAACCCCATCATCTCTTCTCGAAGGTAGTAGTCATAATAATAATGGCGGTGCAGATTCAATAAAACAACAGCAGCATCAATTCATCAATAGTCACATTCATCACTTCTTGAACTCATCCTCCTcatccacatcatcatcatcatcatcatcatcatcaacaagcCTTCTTCTCCATCACCATCATCATTCATTATTCAGTTCATCATCACCTGTCAGACCCTTCTTCCCTACACCCTTCAGTTCCAAGCTTCTAGATTCTTCCTCGTCAGATCGTAATGGAGGCCACCAACcagatcataataataataagggtaccactactactactacttcaGGTCGTTCTTGA
- the LOC112716273 gene encoding uncharacterized protein, translating into MHHDDEDEYHPQSGFVCCFHSHQILRQGDKERLMVMESTASICSNSRGIPFFCHSSSSSSERNYLSPLIVKSMATQKPLPLVSKTVSSRKNSTVFPIGEQPRSSPATSSPPVKLLTRMEQLRLLSKAEKAGLLSAAENLGFSLSKIEQLGLLSKAEEFGVLSAATDPGTPGTLLTLSLALLLLGPFFVYLVPEDNLGEVAAQLAVALVCVLGGSAAFAASNFVSNLQKSK; encoded by the exons ATGCAtcatgatgatgaggatgagtatCATCCACAAAGTGGTTTCGTTTGTTGTTTCCATAGCCACCAAATCTTGAGACAAGGCGATAAGGAAAGGTTAATGGTTATGGAATCCACAGCATCCATTTGCAGCAACAGCAGAGGAATACCCTTCTTctgccattcttcttcttcttcttctgaaagAAACTATTTGTCACCTTTGATTGTCAAATCCATGGCTACTCAGAAGCCCCTTCCATTAGTCTCTAAAACTGTTTCTTCTAGAAAG AATTCAACTGTGTTCCCAATTGGGGAACAACCACGGAGCAGCCCGGCGACAAGCTCGCCTCCGGTAAAGCTCCTAACAAGAATGGAGCAGCTAAGGCTTCTAAGCAAAGCAGAGAAAGCAGGGCTTCTGTCTGCAGCAGAGAATTTGGGGTTCTCCCTCTCGAAAATCGAGCAGCTTGGTCTCCTCTCAAAGGCAGAGGAGTTTGGAGTGTTGTCTGCTGCCACTGATCCCGGAACACCAGGGACACTCTTAACACTCAGCCTTGCTTTGCTTCTCTTGGGACCTTTCTTTGTTTACCTTGTGCCTGAAGACAACCTCGGCGAGGTGGCCGCACAGCTCGCAGTCGCCCTCGTATGTGTACTAGGTGGCTCTGCTGCTTTTGCTGCATCAAATTTTGTATCCAATTTGCAAAAATCTAAATGA